The Pimelobacter simplex genome window below encodes:
- a CDS encoding pilus assembly protein TadG-related protein — MISQLRRLLAGRTRDERGSISVWFATASFAMIVLVGMAVDLGGKVHTQQQARSAAAQAARTGAQEVQGSTAVRGEDLRVDINAAKAAAMDYLHAAGVEGNARVVDGDTLIVTTTDTYTSKFLGIIGLDTMQVTGEASARLIRAEGGIER, encoded by the coding sequence ATGATCAGCCAGCTGCGCCGCCTCCTGGCGGGTCGCACCCGTGACGAGCGCGGCTCCATCAGCGTGTGGTTCGCCACCGCGTCCTTCGCGATGATCGTCCTCGTCGGGATGGCCGTCGACCTCGGCGGCAAGGTCCACACCCAGCAGCAGGCCCGCAGCGCCGCCGCCCAGGCCGCCCGCACCGGCGCCCAGGAGGTCCAGGGCTCGACCGCCGTGCGTGGCGAGGACCTCCGCGTCGACATCAACGCCGCCAAGGCGGCCGCGATGGACTACCTCCACGCCGCCGGCGTGGAAGGCAACGCGCGCGTCGTCGACGGCGACACCCTGATCGTCACCACCACCGACACCTACACCAGCAAGTTCCTCGGGATCATCGGCCTGGACACCATGCAGGTCACCGGGGAGGCGTCCGCGCGGCTCATCCGCGCCGAAGGAGGCATCGAAAGATGA
- a CDS encoding SAF domain-containing protein: MSLDTAQTNAGGPPPPSPTQTPPAPAATARVKARRRPWVFALMAALVAAGALGTAFAFTSVNDTQEVLVVANDIKRGETIEAGDLTVVRVSVDPALTPVPGSQKAELEGSRAAVDLWAGTLLTEQAVTDSLVPGEGESLVGISLTPAQMPSEPLYGGDAVRIVTTPGDQGEVTDEEPVTIEAVVVGVSRVEETGETVVDVSVPEREAADLAARAATGRVALVLDARER, from the coding sequence ATGTCGCTGGACACCGCACAGACCAACGCTGGGGGACCGCCCCCGCCTTCGCCCACCCAGACGCCGCCTGCGCCTGCCGCGACCGCGCGGGTCAAGGCACGCCGCCGGCCGTGGGTGTTCGCCCTGATGGCCGCCCTGGTCGCCGCCGGCGCCCTGGGCACCGCGTTCGCCTTCACGTCGGTCAACGACACCCAAGAGGTCCTCGTCGTCGCCAACGACATCAAGCGCGGGGAGACCATCGAGGCCGGTGACCTCACCGTCGTTCGAGTCAGCGTCGACCCCGCGCTGACCCCTGTCCCCGGAAGCCAGAAGGCCGAGCTCGAGGGCAGCCGCGCGGCGGTCGACCTGTGGGCCGGCACCCTGCTCACCGAGCAGGCGGTCACCGACAGCCTGGTGCCGGGGGAGGGGGAGTCCCTGGTGGGCATCAGCCTCACTCCCGCCCAGATGCCCTCGGAGCCCCTCTACGGCGGCGACGCCGTCCGGATCGTCACCACGCCCGGCGACCAGGGCGAGGTGACCGACGAGGAGCCGGTGACGATCGAGGCAGTGGTGGTTGGTGTTAGCCGCGTCGAGGAGACGGGGGAGACCGTCGTCGACGTCTCGGTGCCCGAGCGCGAGGCCGCTGACCTGGCCGCCCGGGCCGCCACCGGACGGGTCGCGCTCGTCCTGGACGCCCGGGAGCGCTGA
- a CDS encoding TadE/TadG family type IV pilus assembly protein — MTSQLHGWTRWRRRRRDERGSVAIEAAIGVPAFGLFIAMIILGGRVEIAKQSVEAAAYEAARAASIERTQSEAISSGKSAATSSLHDQGLQCATTNVTVNAAAFNAPLGTTAQVTATVTCKVDVADLAIPGLPGTRTITATASSPVDAYRERR, encoded by the coding sequence ATGACCAGCCAACTCCACGGGTGGACCCGGTGGCGGCGCAGGCGCCGGGACGAGCGCGGATCGGTGGCGATCGAGGCCGCGATCGGCGTCCCGGCCTTCGGCCTGTTCATCGCGATGATCATCCTCGGCGGCCGCGTGGAGATCGCCAAGCAGTCGGTGGAGGCAGCCGCCTACGAAGCAGCTCGAGCCGCCTCGATCGAGCGGACCCAGAGCGAGGCGATCAGCTCCGGCAAGTCCGCGGCCACCAGCAGCCTGCACGACCAGGGCCTGCAGTGCGCGACCACCAACGTCACGGTCAACGCCGCCGCGTTCAACGCGCCACTGGGCACCACCGCCCAAGTGACCGCCACGGTGACCTGCAAGGTCGACGTCGCCGACCTTGCCATCCCCGGCCTGCCGGGGACCAGGACGATCACCGCGACCGCCAGCAGCCCCGTCGACGCCTACCGGGAGCGCCGATGA
- a CDS encoding helix-turn-helix domain-containing protein — protein sequence MVSGVDPSELRAARERAGLTQHELARLIGAAGGERVSRWELGTSVPRPDFLVKLARALDIPTLRLIHLDGEIPDLRALRLQAGLTVPELAARTNLSAPTYSWWEQGRATRLPSAATLETLAKVFQQPADVVAAAFNEAQRLHRRRKGQ from the coding sequence ATGGTTTCCGGTGTAGACCCCTCAGAGTTGCGGGCCGCCCGCGAGCGCGCGGGCCTGACTCAGCACGAGCTCGCGCGACTCATCGGGGCGGCCGGGGGAGAGCGTGTCTCCCGCTGGGAGTTGGGCACCTCGGTGCCCCGGCCCGACTTCCTGGTCAAGCTCGCCCGAGCTCTCGACATCCCCACCCTGCGCCTGATCCACCTCGACGGAGAGATCCCCGACCTGCGGGCGCTGCGGCTCCAAGCAGGGCTGACCGTGCCCGAGCTGGCCGCCCGCACCAATCTCTCCGCACCCACCTACTCCTGGTGGGAACAGGGCCGGGCCACCCGACTCCCCAGCGCCGCAACCTTGGAGACCCTAGCCAAGGTCTTCCAACAGCCGGCCGACGTGGTCGCCGCCGCGTTCAACGAGGCACAACGCCTGCACCGTCGCCGCAAGGGCCAGTAG
- a CDS encoding type II secretion system F family protein yields MSTASSAFLPAVFGACIVIGLIGMAYALIPAPPKPPRPTRTVTPFGRLGSRFGRLDRRTRLLVIGGAVTGLLVALVTGWVIAIVLVPAAIIGIPMLLTPPPAAASIEKLEALEEWTRSLSGKLTAGQSLRSALIKSLQSTPEPIEREVGLMVSRLWNNTSSTEDVLRAFAEDLSDSTGDVVASQLILAASGRGQAGLSKALDALAETVAADVRARRQIAADQAKPRTTARTVTVITLGVLGILAFTGDYIEPYGTPLGQVVLAVLLAAYVATLLWMRRMAVAKPLPRFLDLDARTAHRAAQRTASGTKEGALA; encoded by the coding sequence ATGAGCACCGCATCGTCGGCGTTCCTGCCCGCCGTCTTCGGCGCCTGCATCGTCATCGGCCTGATCGGCATGGCCTATGCGCTGATCCCGGCGCCGCCCAAACCGCCGCGGCCTACTCGGACCGTCACCCCGTTCGGCCGGCTGGGCAGCCGGTTCGGCCGACTCGACCGCCGTACTCGGCTGCTGGTGATCGGCGGCGCCGTGACCGGTCTCCTGGTGGCGCTGGTGACCGGCTGGGTGATCGCGATCGTGCTCGTGCCGGCCGCGATCATCGGTATCCCGATGCTGCTGACGCCCCCGCCGGCGGCCGCGAGCATCGAGAAGCTCGAGGCGCTCGAGGAGTGGACCCGTTCCCTGTCGGGCAAGCTGACCGCCGGCCAGTCCCTGCGCTCTGCGCTCATCAAGTCGCTGCAGTCGACGCCGGAACCGATCGAGCGCGAGGTCGGGCTGATGGTCTCCCGGCTGTGGAACAACACCTCCTCCACCGAGGACGTGCTGCGCGCCTTCGCCGAGGACCTCAGCGACTCCACCGGCGACGTCGTGGCCAGCCAGCTGATCCTCGCCGCCAGCGGCCGCGGTCAGGCCGGTCTGTCGAAGGCCCTGGACGCCCTCGCCGAGACCGTCGCGGCCGACGTGCGCGCACGTCGCCAGATCGCCGCCGACCAGGCCAAGCCCCGCACCACCGCCCGCACCGTCACCGTGATCACCCTCGGTGTGCTGGGCATCCTCGCCTTCACCGGCGACTACATCGAGCCCTACGGCACCCCGCTGGGGCAGGTCGTGCTCGCGGTTCTGCTGGCGGCCTACGTGGCGACGCTGCTGTGGATGCGCCGGATGGCCGTCGCCAAGCCGCTCCCGCGATTCCTCGACCTCGACGCCCGCACCGCGCACCGCGCCGCCCAGCGCACAGCATCGGGCACGAAGGAAGGAGCGCTCGCATGA
- a CDS encoding TadE/TadG family type IV pilus assembly protein, whose protein sequence is MSATSQRRRRDERGSVTIQMVFLMPALFLLMFLGLQGALYYHAKQVALAAAQEGAREAGSETGTRESGLATANTFLNHAGGSDVMTSTSVSGSRTTTTATITVTGKSLSVIPGWHVTVSQSASVPVERLTE, encoded by the coding sequence ATGTCCGCCACCTCTCAGCGCCGTCGCCGGGACGAGCGCGGGTCAGTGACCATCCAGATGGTCTTCTTGATGCCCGCCCTCTTCCTGCTGATGTTCCTCGGCCTCCAGGGCGCGCTGTACTACCACGCGAAGCAGGTGGCGCTCGCGGCCGCGCAGGAGGGCGCCCGCGAGGCGGGCAGCGAGACCGGCACCCGAGAGTCCGGTCTGGCAACGGCGAACACCTTCCTCAACCACGCCGGCGGCTCCGACGTGATGACGTCGACCAGCGTCTCGGGGTCACGCACCACGACCACCGCCACGATCACGGTCACGGGCAAGTCCCTGAGCGTGATTCCCGGGTGGCACGTCACGGTCTCCCAGAGCGCCAGCGTGCCGGTCGAGAGGCTCACCGAATGA
- a CDS encoding type II secretion system F family protein, with amino-acid sequence MTGLQLALASGTLLGLALALLVWRLAPSDPDLVDALDRLSPDHVVPRRSAGLDDAGADAGSAVDRIGLWAMKNLPGGAWAHTPRKDLAILQISEARFYGEKVVWAMLGLIMPPLLAGFFTMIGLPLPFAIPTLGSLALAALFWFMPNYNATDEAKKARIEFNRALGAYIDMVATGVRDGSSGQQALRSAAEVGDTWVFKRIESELRRARYMTRAPWDSLHGLADELGVPELDDLADIMQQSGQDGAQIYNNLRARAAALRSAMLSAELGKANAASERMYIPASLLGIVFMAILVTPSMLRFAT; translated from the coding sequence ATGACCGGCCTGCAGCTCGCGCTCGCCAGCGGCACGCTCCTCGGGCTGGCCCTCGCCCTGCTCGTGTGGCGTCTCGCTCCGTCGGACCCTGACCTGGTCGACGCGCTGGACCGTCTCTCGCCCGACCACGTCGTGCCGCGCCGCTCCGCCGGCCTCGACGACGCCGGCGCCGACGCCGGATCGGCCGTCGACCGGATCGGCCTGTGGGCGATGAAGAACCTGCCCGGGGGAGCCTGGGCGCACACGCCGCGCAAGGACCTGGCAATCCTGCAGATCAGCGAGGCCCGGTTCTACGGCGAGAAGGTCGTCTGGGCGATGCTCGGCCTGATCATGCCGCCGCTGCTGGCCGGTTTCTTCACGATGATCGGGCTCCCGCTGCCGTTCGCGATCCCCACGCTCGGCTCGCTGGCCCTGGCCGCCCTGTTCTGGTTCATGCCCAACTACAACGCCACCGACGAGGCCAAGAAGGCGCGCATCGAGTTCAACCGCGCCCTCGGCGCCTACATCGACATGGTCGCCACCGGCGTCCGCGACGGCTCCAGCGGCCAGCAGGCGCTGCGCTCGGCCGCCGAGGTCGGCGACACGTGGGTGTTCAAGCGGATCGAGAGCGAGCTGCGCCGCGCCCGCTACATGACGCGAGCACCGTGGGACTCCCTGCACGGCCTGGCGGACGAGCTCGGCGTCCCCGAGCTCGACGACCTCGCCGACATCATGCAGCAGTCCGGCCAGGACGGAGCGCAGATCTACAACAACCTCCGCGCCCGGGCCGCTGCCCTCCGCTCGGCGATGCTCAGCGCCGAGCTCGGCAAGGCCAACGCGGCCTCCGAGCGCATGTACATCCCCGCCAGCCTGCTCGGCATCGTCTTCATGGCGATCCTCGTCACCCCCTCGATGCTCCGATTCGCCACCTGA
- a CDS encoding helix-turn-helix domain-containing protein — MDLDQGGRQLAGLILNAASNGEHDQVAELIAPLDAEQLRSLVTVLAVQVDQSAPTSSATGPAAVCELAINAAAPMFGTTPEAIRSAERSRPVSDARAVAMTAAREVGLSLPVIAEHFDKDHGSVIHAVRRTAERPRLADAAARVTARVNDRYTTQLPRPEATVVPLHPPASTFEPDGPVEHAVVAAAEAFGTTPEVLLGADRSRAAADGRAVAMTAARIQGHSLPAIARHFDRDHTTVLQATRRIAKSPALNGLAEKIAADLPEDPPPVAAEIPAAAPTSTFEPDGPVEHAVVAAAEAFGTTPEVLLGADRSRAAADARAVAMTAARIHGHSLPAIARHFDRDHTTVLSATRRIEKTPPLRDLAAKIAADLPEQPASSIGDVVEHVPEPGHRSPGLREQQRAVPVAAERPQLRVAR, encoded by the coding sequence ATGGACCTCGACCAGGGCGGCCGCCAGCTGGCGGGCCTCATCCTCAATGCGGCCAGCAACGGCGAGCACGACCAGGTCGCCGAGCTGATCGCACCGCTCGACGCAGAGCAGCTGCGGTCCCTGGTGACGGTGCTGGCCGTCCAGGTCGATCAGAGCGCCCCGACCTCGTCCGCGACCGGCCCAGCCGCGGTGTGCGAGCTGGCGATCAACGCTGCCGCCCCGATGTTCGGCACCACTCCGGAGGCGATCCGCAGCGCCGAACGCAGCCGACCGGTCAGCGACGCCCGGGCGGTGGCCATGACCGCCGCACGCGAGGTCGGTCTGTCCCTGCCGGTGATTGCCGAGCACTTCGACAAGGACCACGGCTCAGTGATCCACGCCGTACGCCGCACGGCCGAGCGACCGCGCCTGGCCGACGCCGCGGCGCGCGTCACCGCGCGCGTCAACGACCGCTACACCACCCAACTCCCCCGCCCCGAGGCCACGGTGGTCCCCCTGCACCCGCCGGCGTCGACGTTCGAGCCTGACGGCCCGGTCGAGCATGCGGTTGTGGCGGCCGCGGAGGCCTTCGGGACCACCCCGGAGGTCCTGCTGGGTGCCGACCGCAGCCGGGCGGCCGCCGACGGCCGTGCGGTCGCGATGACCGCGGCCCGCATCCAGGGGCACAGCCTGCCGGCGATCGCGCGTCACTTCGACCGCGACCACACCACGGTGCTCCAGGCGACCCGTCGCATCGCGAAGTCCCCCGCACTGAACGGCCTGGCCGAGAAGATCGCCGCCGACCTCCCCGAGGACCCTCCGCCCGTTGCCGCGGAGATCCCCGCCGCGGCGCCGACCTCGACCTTCGAGCCTGACGGGCCGGTCGAGCACGCCGTGGTCGCGGCCGCGGAGGCCTTCGGCACCACCCCGGAGGTCCTCCTGGGTGCCGACCGCAGCCGGGCGGCCGCCGACGCTCGTGCCGTGGCCATGACCGCGGCCCGCATCCACGGCCACAGCCTGCCGGCGATCGCGCGTCACTTCGACCGCGACCACACCACCGTGCTGTCCGCGACCCGGCGCATCGAGAAGACCCCGCCGCTGCGGGACCTGGCCGCGAAGATCGCTGCGGATCTCCCCGAGCAGCCAGCCAGCAGCATCGGCGACGTCGTCGAGCATGTCCCCGAGCCCGGTCACCGCTCCCCCGGCCTGCGCGAGCAGCAGCGGGCCGTCCCTGTCGCCGCTGAGCGCCCCCAGCTGAGGGTCGCCCGGTGA
- a CDS encoding ParA family protein, whose amino-acid sequence MNELSRVIVFATGKGGTGKTSCAANVAGLAAQADMKVLLIDLDSQGNLEFDLGYVDKGDEGKHLVNTLLTEGVLEPVLKNVRPNLDVIPGGGKLDELEDLVLGRERRGEDGSILLANALKPLAPDYELIIIDTPPSKRSALVMLALAAARWIVIPTKSDRASIKGLSVLADQVVRIREVNPTIDVLGAILFGMGSAATVRRRFAADDVRSVLGDSALLFESIIRHAEAAAGDAREKGKLIHELAEVVHNAEPWYVALKEGRRPERPAGSSLALCDDYVLFADELIKRIGAAEEAEAADLEAATA is encoded by the coding sequence ATGAACGAACTGTCCCGAGTGATCGTCTTCGCGACCGGCAAGGGTGGTACCGGCAAGACCAGCTGTGCGGCCAACGTCGCCGGTCTCGCTGCCCAGGCGGACATGAAGGTTCTTCTCATCGACCTGGATTCCCAAGGCAATCTCGAGTTCGACCTCGGGTACGTCGACAAGGGAGACGAGGGCAAGCACCTGGTCAACACGCTCCTCACCGAGGGTGTCCTCGAGCCCGTCCTCAAGAACGTGCGGCCGAACCTGGACGTCATCCCCGGAGGCGGCAAGCTAGACGAGCTCGAGGACCTGGTCCTGGGCCGCGAGCGTCGAGGTGAGGACGGCAGCATCCTTCTGGCCAACGCTCTGAAGCCGCTGGCCCCCGACTACGAACTGATCATCATCGACACCCCACCGTCGAAGCGGTCCGCTCTCGTCATGCTGGCTCTGGCGGCCGCTCGTTGGATCGTCATCCCGACCAAGTCCGACCGCGCCAGCATCAAAGGCCTCAGTGTCCTGGCCGACCAGGTGGTGCGGATCCGTGAGGTCAACCCGACCATTGACGTCCTCGGCGCCATCCTGTTCGGCATGGGCAGTGCCGCCACCGTCCGTCGCCGCTTCGCCGCTGATGATGTCCGCAGCGTCCTTGGTGACTCCGCGCTGCTGTTCGAGTCCATCATTCGCCACGCCGAGGCGGCCGCCGGCGATGCGCGCGAGAAGGGCAAGCTGATCCACGAGCTCGCCGAGGTCGTGCACAACGCTGAGCCTTGGTACGTCGCGCTGAAGGAGGGGCGTCGTCCTGAGCGCCCGGCCGGATCCTCCTTGGCACTGTGTGACGACTACGTCCTCTTCGCTGACGAGCTCATCAAGCGCATCGGCGCTGCCGAAGAGGCTGAGGCTGCTGACCTCGAGGCGGCGACGGCGTGA
- a CDS encoding CpaF family protein, whose product MSTNGTNGHQPGTNGRDPLRADEWLEARHAATSDRTSPFARGRSTQPPPPPPAEDHDPTSLPIFASAWTSEEQLPGRARSEFSLRPLVAPAPEEPHDHRGAAGEVELDWELIAQYRAEISSRLTARLDKEGGRVTEEDREQMGLDVIEELIKSEAETLVSTGRPAWTKDQERAVKTALKAALFGLGRLQPLVERTDVENIIVIARGPVVSVWLELVDGTLVEADPIADSEDELREFLADLGSRQNRPFTEARPHLDLRLPGGARLAAGSWVMAYTSVVIRRHGMREVSMDEMVYDRKACGAVLADFLAACVRAGKSIVVSGVQGSGKTTWVRALCSCIPPWEMIGTFETEFELHLHELVDRHKIVHAWEHRPGSGEVGLDGRQAGEFSLEEAIHHSFRFNLARQIVGEVRGPEVWNMLKAMESGPGSISTTHARSAEHTIEKLVSCAMEKGPQVTRELAISKLAAAIDIVMYLRSEVVPNDDGTFRKQRWVEEVLVVQPSIDAARGYATTPIFAPNKLGHAVATGKLDNFLAQELARHGFDLEVYTAESQANPGVATS is encoded by the coding sequence ATGAGCACCAACGGCACCAACGGACACCAGCCCGGGACCAACGGCCGCGACCCGCTGCGCGCCGATGAGTGGCTCGAGGCGCGTCACGCTGCGACCAGCGACCGCACCTCACCGTTCGCCCGCGGCCGCAGCACCCAGCCGCCTCCGCCGCCGCCCGCGGAGGACCACGACCCGACCTCGCTGCCGATCTTCGCCTCCGCCTGGACCAGCGAGGAGCAGCTGCCGGGGCGGGCTCGCTCCGAGTTCAGCCTGCGCCCTCTAGTCGCGCCCGCACCAGAGGAGCCCCACGACCACCGCGGCGCGGCCGGCGAGGTCGAGCTGGACTGGGAGCTGATCGCGCAGTACCGCGCCGAGATCTCCTCGCGCCTGACCGCCCGGCTCGACAAGGAAGGCGGCCGCGTCACCGAGGAGGACCGCGAGCAGATGGGCCTCGACGTGATCGAGGAGCTCATCAAGTCCGAGGCCGAGACGCTCGTCTCCACCGGCCGCCCGGCGTGGACCAAGGACCAGGAGAGGGCAGTCAAGACCGCCCTCAAGGCCGCGCTGTTCGGCCTGGGGCGGCTGCAGCCGCTGGTCGAGCGCACGGACGTGGAGAACATCATCGTCATCGCCCGCGGCCCGGTGGTCTCGGTGTGGCTCGAGCTGGTCGACGGAACCCTGGTCGAGGCCGACCCGATCGCCGACTCCGAGGACGAGCTGCGCGAGTTCCTCGCCGACCTCGGCTCTCGGCAGAACCGGCCCTTCACCGAGGCCCGTCCGCACCTGGACCTTCGGCTGCCCGGGGGAGCGCGGCTCGCGGCCGGCTCCTGGGTGATGGCCTACACCTCGGTGGTGATCCGACGTCACGGCATGCGCGAGGTGTCGATGGACGAGATGGTCTACGACCGCAAGGCCTGCGGCGCGGTCCTGGCCGACTTCCTCGCCGCCTGCGTGCGAGCAGGCAAGAGCATCGTCGTCTCGGGCGTCCAGGGCTCCGGCAAGACCACCTGGGTCCGCGCCCTGTGCTCGTGCATCCCGCCGTGGGAGATGATCGGCACCTTCGAGACCGAGTTCGAGCTGCACCTGCACGAGCTGGTCGACCGGCACAAGATCGTCCACGCCTGGGAGCACCGGCCCGGCTCCGGTGAGGTCGGGCTCGACGGCCGCCAGGCCGGTGAGTTCAGCCTCGAGGAGGCCATCCACCACTCCTTCCGGTTCAACCTCGCTCGCCAGATCGTCGGCGAGGTCCGCGGCCCGGAGGTGTGGAACATGCTCAAGGCGATGGAGTCCGGCCCGGGTTCGATCAGCACCACCCACGCCCGCAGCGCCGAGCACACCATCGAGAAGCTCGTCTCCTGCGCGATGGAGAAGGGCCCGCAGGTCACCCGCGAGTTGGCGATCAGCAAGCTGGCCGCCGCGATCGACATCGTGATGTACCTGCGCTCGGAGGTCGTCCCCAACGACGACGGCACCTTCCGCAAGCAGCGCTGGGTCGAGGAGGTCCTGGTCGTCCAGCCCAGCATCGACGCGGCCCGCGGGTACGCGACCACCCCGATCTTCGCCCCCAACAAGCTCGGCCATGCAGTGGCCACCGGAAAGCTCGACAACTTCCTCGCCCAGGAGCTGGCCCGCCACGGGTTCGACCTCGAGGTGTACACGGCCGAGTCCCAGGCCAACCCGGGGGTGGCGACGTCATGA
- a CDS encoding tudor domain-containing protein, which produces MTTSAATRDDLVAMATFPLTRPGENTVPIRMQTEHLAAVESNLDQRGVPAEIVEKYFLGLHRCDELPLELWIGMITDAYNLATATATAPSYVAALAIEWAASDPVERWVNAAPDGPGPLRDTISEYLGGHNPFPDGLRVDVQGRDDADSWVPGTIVERTAVDEWTVEFDDGEQVWRDHQELRPHSPEAS; this is translated from the coding sequence ATGACCACCTCCGCCGCAACCCGCGACGACCTGGTCGCCATGGCGACCTTCCCACTGACCCGGCCTGGTGAGAACACCGTTCCGATCCGGATGCAGACCGAGCACCTGGCGGCCGTCGAGAGCAACCTCGACCAACGCGGCGTCCCGGCCGAGATCGTCGAGAAGTACTTCCTCGGACTCCACCGCTGCGACGAACTGCCGCTCGAGCTGTGGATCGGCATGATCACCGACGCGTACAACCTCGCCACCGCGACGGCCACCGCCCCCTCCTACGTCGCCGCCCTCGCCATCGAGTGGGCCGCCAGTGATCCGGTCGAGCGCTGGGTCAACGCTGCCCCCGATGGGCCCGGGCCGCTCAGGGACACCATCAGCGAGTACCTCGGTGGCCACAACCCCTTCCCCGACGGGCTCCGCGTCGACGTCCAAGGCCGCGATGACGCCGACAGCTGGGTGCCCGGCACCATCGTGGAGCGCACCGCCGTCGACGAGTGGACTGTCGAGTTCGATGACGGCGAGCAGGTCTGGCGCGACCACCAGGAGCTGCGCCCCCACTCCCCCGAGGCCAGCTGA
- a CDS encoding thermonuclease family protein, which produces MKALIGLAAAAVVALTAGGIMAALPGSQTGPEPTEGATTQVRVTHVVDGDTIRAETLGGRQLGRVRLLGIDAPEVAHPPEPAECYAEDATRLLEQLAPVGSTVELVTDTGQPNRDRYDRLLRYVDRSTNAGDVDVAGELLASGAARRYEAGPALAREESYSTAVDDAQDAGRGLWGSC; this is translated from the coding sequence GTGAAGGCCCTGATCGGCCTGGCCGCGGCCGCGGTCGTCGCGCTGACCGCCGGCGGCATCATGGCCGCGCTACCCGGCAGCCAGACGGGCCCCGAGCCGACCGAGGGCGCGACCACCCAGGTGCGCGTGACCCACGTCGTCGACGGCGACACGATCCGCGCCGAGACCCTCGGCGGCCGCCAGCTCGGCCGAGTCCGGCTGCTCGGGATCGACGCCCCCGAAGTCGCCCACCCGCCCGAGCCGGCCGAGTGCTACGCCGAGGACGCCACCAGGCTCCTCGAGCAGCTCGCTCCGGTCGGCAGCACCGTCGAGCTCGTCACCGACACCGGGCAGCCCAACCGTGACCGCTACGACCGGCTGCTGCGCTACGTCGACCGCTCGACAAACGCCGGCGACGTCGACGTAGCCGGCGAGCTCCTGGCCAGCGGCGCCGCCCGCCGCTACGAAGCCGGACCAGCGCTCGCCCGCGAGGAGTCCTACTCCACGGCCGTCGACGATGCCCAGGACGCTGGCCGCGGCCTGTGGGGCAGCTGCTGA
- a CDS encoding MinD/ParA family ATP-binding protein, whose translation MALIVLASASGSPGVSTTALGLTLNWHRPVLLVDADPTGSSAVFAGYFHGTQEPTGGLINLALSLREGTLADALPRETLLMDPEAPAERSAWFLPGIRAHEQAPSLLPLWDPLIEQLRALERNGQDVIVDAGRVGLAGWAQPLIAAADLTLLVTRSSLPALAGATSWAKTLRAQFAAVGGLSRLGVLLVDEDRRWPAVPTGARVRPYTARHIAKALQIPVVSSVDWEPEAAEVYSHGARKPRKFESSGLLRGYRASAAAIQSILAANQAALAPTNGGRA comes from the coding sequence ATGGCGCTGATCGTCCTGGCCTCTGCGAGCGGCTCGCCCGGCGTCTCCACCACCGCGCTCGGGCTCACCCTCAACTGGCACCGCCCCGTCCTCCTGGTCGACGCCGACCCGACCGGATCGTCCGCGGTGTTCGCCGGCTACTTCCACGGCACCCAGGAGCCGACCGGCGGGCTGATCAACCTCGCGCTGTCCCTGCGCGAGGGGACGCTGGCCGACGCCCTGCCCCGCGAGACGCTGCTGATGGACCCTGAGGCGCCGGCCGAGCGGTCGGCGTGGTTCCTGCCCGGCATCCGGGCCCACGAGCAGGCTCCCAGCCTGCTGCCGCTGTGGGATCCGCTCATCGAGCAGCTGCGGGCGCTGGAGCGCAACGGCCAGGACGTCATCGTCGACGCCGGCCGGGTCGGCCTCGCCGGCTGGGCCCAGCCGCTCATCGCCGCCGCCGACCTGACCCTGCTCGTCACCCGCAGCTCTCTGCCGGCGCTGGCCGGTGCGACCAGCTGGGCCAAGACCCTGCGGGCCCAGTTCGCGGCGGTCGGTGGCCTCTCCCGCCTCGGGGTCCTCCTCGTCGACGAGGACCGCCGCTGGCCCGCGGTGCCCACCGGAGCCCGGGTCCGGCCCTACACCGCACGCCACATCGCCAAGGCGCTGCAGATCCCCGTGGTCTCCTCGGTCGACTGGGAGCCCGAAGCCGCGGAGGTCTACTCCCACGGCGCCCGCAAGCCCCGCAAGTTCGAGTCCTCCGGCCTGCTGCGCGGCTACCGGGCCAGCGCCGCGGCCATCCAGTCCATCCTCGCCGCCAACCAGGCTGCCCTCGCCCCCACGAACGGAGGCCGAGCATGA